One window of Sandaracinaceae bacterium genomic DNA carries:
- a CDS encoding VCBS repeat-containing protein, whose protein sequence is MCEAAPGPDAGPGPDGAAEGDAGADPDAATPRCEAPGTLALGAGIPTNLGGSIATVTDLDGDGMLELVSFSGNSPREVRVGTWSGAGLDGPGRQLVALPELHEPLVGVEENGMPVLIGSTDGDPSSFVAIRYAPSGYESHEVRWFPMPGSAGWYRVTNGVNDFSGFTFARLFESRSLWAKAGAGGSAPLYRFVVESDHVRGEQVDGPALFGADYEFFALLDGDVNADGVEDVLIFTRDTLWLGMSGPGGTWTRTASLAMSECGAYSGHRLGLVADLDQDGDRDLVLALNCTMGSGGFLVALTQDDGSHQFIHHGLVGEALRAETAALGDLDGDCYPDLLLSDGRVARNDGTGRFLEPVLVSDEAVGGMATLADLDSDGDLDVIWSQAQPESDSSPIVQLNMLR, encoded by the coding sequence ATGTGCGAGGCGGCTCCGGGACCCGACGCGGGGCCGGGACCCGACGGCGCCGCCGAAGGTGACGCCGGGGCCGACCCAGACGCCGCGACCCCTCGCTGCGAAGCGCCAGGCACGCTCGCCCTTGGTGCTGGCATCCCGACGAACCTCGGCGGCTCGATTGCCACTGTGACGGACCTCGACGGGGACGGGATGCTGGAGCTCGTCTCATTCTCGGGCAACAGTCCTCGAGAGGTTCGGGTCGGGACCTGGTCGGGTGCGGGCCTGGATGGCCCTGGGCGTCAGCTCGTTGCGCTTCCCGAGCTGCACGAGCCGCTGGTCGGCGTAGAGGAGAACGGGATGCCAGTCCTCATCGGCTCGACCGACGGCGACCCCTCGAGCTTCGTCGCTATTCGATACGCCCCGTCGGGATACGAGTCACACGAGGTCCGGTGGTTTCCGATGCCGGGCTCGGCGGGGTGGTACAGGGTCACGAACGGAGTGAATGACTTTTCCGGCTTCACGTTCGCTCGTCTCTTCGAGTCGCGATCGCTCTGGGCCAAGGCCGGCGCCGGTGGCTCGGCACCGCTCTATCGTTTCGTCGTCGAGAGTGATCACGTCAGGGGCGAGCAGGTCGATGGGCCCGCACTTTTCGGCGCGGACTACGAGTTCTTCGCCCTGCTCGACGGCGACGTCAACGCAGACGGGGTGGAGGATGTCCTCATCTTCACCAGAGACACCCTCTGGCTCGGCATGAGTGGCCCCGGCGGGACCTGGACGCGGACTGCTTCGCTTGCGATGAGCGAGTGCGGTGCATACTCTGGGCATCGGCTAGGCCTCGTCGCGGACCTCGACCAAGATGGCGACCGTGACCTGGTGCTGGCGCTCAACTGCACCATGGGGTCGGGTGGGTTCCTCGTGGCCCTGACGCAGGACGACGGTAGCCATCAGTTCATCCATCATGGGTTGGTCGGGGAAGCCCTCCGGGCCGAGACGGCCGCTCTCGGAGACCTCGACGGCGACTGCTACCCCGACCTCCTGCTCAGTGATGGGAGGGTCGCACGCAACGATGGCACCGGGCGGTTCCTCGAGCCGGTCTTGGTGTCCGACGAAGCGGTGGGGGGCATGGCGACGCTCGCCGACCTGGACTCCGATGGTGACCTCGACGTCATCTGGTCGCAGGCCCAGCCCGAGAGCGACTCGTCGCCCATCGTGCAGCTCAACATGCTGCGCTGA